Proteins from a genomic interval of Desulfovibrio piger:
- a CDS encoding ABC transporter ATP-binding protein — protein MNLDDTLTLEQLSVSFSTDDGILPAVHAVSLSLPPAGITCLVGESGCGKSLTARAILHLLPENAHISGRILFRGRDLRTMPPEEMRALRGRHIAMIFQEPMTSLNPVLKVGMQTAEPLRLHLGLSRSEARQEVIRLFSEVGIPAAESRYDDYPHQLSGGMRQRVMIAMALACKPDLLLADEPTTALDATIQGQILSLITEQSRKRGMAVLFITHDLGVVARIADNVGVMYAGHLVEHAPTAELFRNPLHPYTRGLMRSAPGHAAMGMQRLPAITGSVPSLDNMPEGCPFAPRCDEALPRCFESAPVARCENGHSVACWAV, from the coding sequence ATGAACCTGGACGATACCCTCACTCTGGAACAGCTTTCCGTCAGTTTCAGCACGGACGACGGCATCCTGCCCGCCGTCCACGCCGTCAGCCTCAGCCTGCCCCCGGCGGGCATCACCTGCCTGGTGGGCGAATCCGGTTGCGGCAAAAGCCTCACGGCCCGCGCCATCCTGCATCTGCTGCCCGAAAATGCCCATATCAGCGGCCGTATCCTGTTCCGCGGCCGTGACCTGCGCACCATGCCCCCGGAAGAGATGCGCGCCCTGCGGGGCCGCCATATCGCCATGATCTTCCAGGAGCCCATGACCTCGCTCAATCCGGTGCTGAAGGTAGGCATGCAGACCGCGGAGCCCCTGCGCCTGCATCTGGGCCTGTCCCGCAGCGAGGCGCGGCAGGAGGTCATCCGCCTGTTCTCCGAGGTGGGCATCCCGGCGGCCGAGAGCCGCTATGACGATTATCCCCATCAGCTTTCCGGCGGCATGCGCCAGCGCGTGATGATCGCCATGGCCCTGGCCTGCAAGCCCGATCTGCTGCTGGCGGACGAGCCCACCACGGCCCTCGACGCCACCATCCAGGGGCAGATACTCAGCCTCATCACGGAACAGAGCCGCAAGCGCGGCATGGCCGTGCTCTTCATCACCCACGACCTGGGCGTGGTGGCCCGCATCGCCGACAACGTGGGCGTCATGTACGCGGGACATCTGGTGGAACACGCTCCCACGGCCGAGCTGTTCCGCAATCCTCTGCATCCGTATACGCGCGGGCTCATGCGTTCCGCACCGGGACATGCGGCCATGGGCATGCAGCGCCTGCCCGCCATCACCGGCAGCGTCCCCAGCCTGGACAACATGCCCGAAGGCTGCCCCTTTGCCCCGCGCTGCGACGAAGCCCTGCCGCGCTGCTTTGAAAGCGCCCCTGTGGCCCGTTGCGAGAACGGCCACAGCGTTGCCTGCTGGGCGGTGTAG
- a CDS encoding Tgt2/MlaC family protein: MNNRRTVLGLLAAAALTLCLSLPGFAPAADAAEASPARKALEVSISRVLDCIKNPDYVNPATRPPLRRQIEDEVYHIFDFGEFSSRTVGPRWKEFSAAQKKSFSNAFADLLLTTYLNKVDGYNGEQVAYTGEIANAAKTRVEVRTEITMKDGTRVPVAYRMMAKDNSWRVYDIIVENLSLVKNYRTQFQDILTSGTPDELIARVKAKAEEVRKQPVGK; this comes from the coding sequence ATGAACAACCGTCGCACGGTGCTCGGCCTGCTGGCCGCTGCCGCCCTCACCCTCTGTCTGTCCCTGCCCGGCTTTGCCCCCGCCGCCGACGCGGCCGAAGCTTCTCCGGCCCGCAAAGCCCTGGAGGTCTCCATCAGCCGCGTACTGGACTGCATCAAGAACCCCGACTACGTGAACCCCGCCACCCGGCCGCCCCTGCGCCGCCAGATCGAGGACGAGGTCTACCATATCTTCGATTTCGGCGAGTTCTCGTCCCGTACGGTGGGCCCCCGCTGGAAGGAATTTTCCGCCGCCCAGAAAAAGAGTTTCAGCAACGCCTTTGCCGACCTGCTGCTGACCACCTACCTGAACAAGGTGGACGGCTATAACGGCGAGCAGGTGGCCTATACCGGCGAGATCGCCAATGCCGCCAAGACCCGTGTGGAAGTCCGCACCGAGATCACCATGAAGGACGGCACCCGCGTGCCCGTGGCCTACCGCATGATGGCCAAGGACAACAGCTGGCGCGTCTATGACATCATCGTGGAGAACCTGAGCCTGGTCAAAAATTACCGCACCCAGTTCCAGGACATCCTGACCAGCGGCACCCCTGACGAGCTCATCGCCCGCGTCAAGGCCAAGGCCGAAGAAGTGCGCAAGCAGCCGGTCGGCAAATAG
- the ilvC gene encoding ketol-acid reductoisomerase, producing the protein MKVYYDQDADLSVLKNKTVAIIGYGSQGHAHAQNLRDSGVKVVVGQRPGGANYELAKQHGFTPVSAAEAAAQGDLIMILLPDEVQAAVYEKDIKPNLTPGKALLFAHGFNIHFNQIVPPKDVDVFLIAPKGPGHLVRRTFTEGGGVPCLVGIQQDATGEALKVALAYAKGIGGTRSGVIETSFREETETDLFGEQAVLCGGISALIKAGFETLVEAGYQPEMAYFECMHEMKLIVDLMYEGGLSRMRYSISNTAEYGDYVTGPRLITDAVKKEMKAVLKDIQSGKFARDFILEARANYPMFMATRRNEANHQLEQVGKELRGMMTWLKKDKKD; encoded by the coding sequence ATGAAAGTTTACTATGATCAGGATGCCGATCTTTCCGTCTTGAAAAACAAGACTGTGGCCATCATCGGTTACGGCAGCCAGGGCCATGCCCATGCCCAGAACCTGCGCGACTCCGGCGTGAAGGTCGTCGTGGGCCAGCGCCCCGGCGGTGCCAACTACGAGCTGGCCAAGCAGCACGGCTTTACCCCCGTGTCCGCTGCCGAAGCTGCCGCTCAGGGCGACCTGATCATGATCCTGCTGCCTGACGAAGTGCAGGCCGCCGTGTACGAAAAGGACATCAAGCCCAACCTGACTCCCGGCAAGGCTCTGCTGTTCGCCCACGGCTTCAACATCCATTTCAACCAGATCGTGCCTCCCAAGGACGTGGACGTGTTCCTGATCGCCCCCAAGGGTCCCGGCCATCTGGTGCGCCGTACCTTCACCGAAGGCGGCGGCGTGCCCTGCCTGGTGGGCATCCAGCAGGACGCCACCGGTGAAGCCCTGAAGGTGGCCCTGGCCTACGCCAAGGGCATCGGCGGCACCCGCTCCGGCGTTATCGAGACCAGCTTCCGTGAAGAGACCGAAACCGACCTCTTCGGCGAACAGGCCGTGCTGTGCGGCGGTATCTCCGCCCTCATCAAGGCCGGTTTCGAAACCCTGGTGGAAGCCGGTTACCAGCCCGAAATGGCTTACTTCGAGTGCATGCACGAAATGAAGCTGATCGTTGACCTGATGTACGAAGGCGGCCTGTCCCGCATGCGTTACTCCATCAGCAACACGGCTGAATACGGCGACTATGTGACCGGCCCCCGCCTGATCACCGACGCCGTGAAGAAGGAAATGAAGGCCGTGCTGAAGGACATCCAGAGCGGCAAGTTCGCCCGTGACTTCATCCTCGAAGCCCGCGCCAACTATCCCATGTTCATGGCCACCCGCCGCAACGAAGCCAACCACCAGCTGGAGCAGGTGGGCAAGGAACTGCGCGGCATGATGACCTGGCTGAAGAAGGACAAGAAGGACTAG
- a CDS encoding ACP S-malonyltransferase translates to MKMTSCALLFPGQGSQEAGMGRELAEARPEAMTLWKRAEAISGLPLREIYWEGDAAAMSDTRALQPALTVVNINLWRELAGKVRPCAAAGHSLGEFSALAAAEVLDPETVLQIVSLRGRLMAEADPDGTGSMAAILKMKQEDVEALAREAAVEADALLIVANYNTPAQFVVSGHRDAVALACQKAKEHRGRAIELKVSGAFHSPMMEKASRELEPLLRKAVWRKPQFPVYCNLHGRAVTDGESAKESLLKQMTSSVLWIETVRNQYADGVRRWVEVGPKAVLGKMVPACLNHLDEAARQELRVELVNSLESVENFSA, encoded by the coding sequence ATGAAAATGACATCGTGTGCATTGCTTTTTCCCGGCCAGGGCTCGCAGGAAGCGGGCATGGGCCGGGAGCTGGCCGAAGCCCGTCCCGAAGCCATGACGCTCTGGAAGCGCGCCGAAGCCATCAGCGGCCTGCCGCTGCGCGAGATCTACTGGGAAGGCGATGCTGCCGCCATGAGCGACACCCGCGCCCTGCAGCCCGCGCTGACCGTGGTCAACATCAACCTCTGGCGTGAGCTGGCGGGCAAGGTGCGCCCCTGTGCCGCCGCCGGTCACAGCCTGGGCGAATTCAGCGCCCTGGCCGCCGCCGAGGTGCTGGATCCCGAGACCGTGCTGCAGATCGTGTCCCTGCGCGGCCGCCTCATGGCCGAGGCCGATCCCGACGGCACCGGCAGCATGGCCGCCATCCTCAAGATGAAGCAGGAAGACGTGGAGGCCCTGGCCCGCGAGGCCGCCGTGGAAGCCGACGCCCTGCTCATCGTGGCCAATTACAACACCCCGGCCCAGTTCGTGGTCAGCGGTCACCGCGATGCCGTGGCCCTGGCCTGTCAAAAGGCCAAGGAGCACCGCGGCCGCGCCATCGAGCTCAAGGTGAGCGGCGCCTTCCACAGCCCCATGATGGAAAAGGCCTCCCGCGAGCTGGAGCCCCTGCTGCGCAAGGCCGTGTGGCGCAAGCCGCAGTTCCCGGTCTACTGCAACCTGCACGGCCGCGCCGTCACCGACGGCGAAAGCGCCAAGGAAAGCCTGCTCAAGCAGATGACCTCGTCCGTGCTCTGGATCGAGACCGTGCGCAACCAGTACGCCGACGGCGTGCGCCGCTGGGTCGAAGTGGGTCCCAAGGCCGTGCTGGGCAAGATGGTGCCCGCCTGTCTCAATCATCTGGACGAGGCCGCCCGCCAGGAACTGCGGGTGGAACTGGTCAACAGCCTCGAAAGCGTGGAAAATTTTTCGGCGTAG
- a CDS encoding MlaE family ABC transporter permease codes for MSSILTFCNRLGAAVLRMLDSLGAVTLFMLDGLRHIFTSPRIVPRTIQQLYVIGYKSLFVILLIGIFCGMVLGLQGYYTLVQFGSVGMLGSAVSLSLIRELGPVLTAIMLAGRAGSSMAAEIGVMRISDQIDALDVMDINSMAYLVSPRLVASLLAFPLLTAIFDVIGIIGGYLTGVLMLHINEGAYLYRIASSVTMNDVAGGFIKSLVFGLLVATVCCHQGYTTHMRRDSVGPEAVGNATTSAVVISCVLILVADYVLTSFLL; via the coding sequence ATGAGCAGCATCCTGACGTTCTGCAACCGGCTGGGCGCCGCTGTGCTGCGCATGCTGGACAGTCTGGGCGCCGTGACCCTTTTCATGCTCGACGGCCTGCGCCATATCTTCACCAGTCCCCGCATCGTTCCCCGCACCATCCAGCAGCTGTACGTCATCGGTTACAAATCCCTGTTCGTCATCCTGCTCATCGGCATCTTCTGCGGCATGGTGCTGGGCCTGCAGGGCTACTATACCCTCGTCCAGTTCGGTTCCGTGGGCATGCTGGGCTCGGCCGTCTCGCTGAGCCTCATCCGCGAACTGGGCCCCGTGCTCACGGCCATCATGCTGGCCGGACGCGCCGGTTCCTCCATGGCGGCCGAGATCGGCGTCATGCGCATCTCCGACCAGATCGACGCCCTGGACGTCATGGACATCAACTCCATGGCCTATCTGGTCAGCCCCCGGCTGGTGGCCTCGCTGCTGGCCTTTCCCCTGCTCACGGCCATCTTCGACGTCATCGGCATCATCGGCGGTTACCTCACCGGCGTGCTCATGCTGCACATCAACGAAGGCGCCTATCTGTACCGCATCGCCAGCTCCGTGACCATGAACGACGTGGCCGGGGGCTTCATCAAATCCCTGGTCTTCGGCCTGCTGGTGGCCACGGTCTGCTGCCATCAGGGCTACACCACCCACATGCGGCGTGACAGTGTGGGCCCCGAAGCCGTGGGCAACGCCACCACCTCGGCCGTGGTCATCTCCTGCGTGCTCATCCTGGTGGCCGACTATGTGCTGACCTCCTTCCTGCTGTAG
- the argS gene encoding arginine--tRNA ligase yields the protein MRATDVLRSALMGIVEEMGLNWPAKAVIEPPRDPKHGDLAANIAMLLAREAHKNPRELAQIFVEKLPQRCADIEKVEVAGPGFCNVTFSQHFWRKTVCEVEAAGAAYGQSSVGQGRKTLVEYVSANPTGPLHVGHGRGAAVGDSLARLLRKAGFDVETEYYINDAGRQMRILGLSVWLRVKELAGRPVEWPEDYYRGSYIIDIAREMLAEDPSLPDMEDQAGQDRCYERAMNEILDGIKADLADFRVEHQHWFSEKTLVESGAVKAAFDALTEAGHTFDKDGAFWFATQALGDDKDRVLRKSDGSLTYFASDIAYHHNKFQRGYDWLIDIWGADHHGYMPRMRAAITAMGKPRESFDVVLIQLVNLLQGGKPVSMSTRAGTFETLADVVKEVGADAARFMFLSRKSDTSLDFDLELAKQRSLDNPVYYVQYAHARICAVLRRAEERGITLPAAATDELLAALDTPEDMALLRKMAGFEDMVATAAQALAVHHVSHYLMDLAGMLHSYYAKHQVLLADDTARTLSRLALLRAVSQVLRNGLDLLGVSAPEAM from the coding sequence ATGCGCGCTACCGACGTTTTGCGCTCTGCCCTCATGGGCATTGTGGAAGAGATGGGCCTCAACTGGCCCGCCAAAGCGGTCATCGAACCGCCCCGCGACCCCAAACACGGCGACCTGGCCGCCAACATCGCCATGCTGCTGGCCCGCGAGGCCCACAAGAATCCCCGCGAACTGGCCCAGATCTTCGTGGAAAAACTGCCCCAGCGCTGCGCCGACATCGAAAAGGTGGAAGTGGCCGGCCCCGGTTTCTGCAACGTGACCTTCAGCCAGCACTTCTGGCGCAAGACCGTGTGTGAAGTGGAAGCCGCCGGTGCCGCCTACGGCCAGAGCAGCGTGGGCCAGGGCCGCAAGACCCTGGTGGAATACGTTTCAGCCAACCCCACCGGTCCCCTGCATGTGGGCCACGGCCGCGGCGCCGCCGTGGGCGACAGCCTGGCCCGCCTGCTGCGCAAGGCCGGTTTCGATGTGGAGACCGAGTACTACATCAACGATGCCGGTCGCCAGATGCGCATCCTGGGCCTTTCCGTGTGGCTGCGCGTGAAGGAACTGGCCGGCCGTCCCGTGGAATGGCCTGAAGACTACTACCGCGGCAGCTACATCATCGACATCGCCCGCGAGATGCTGGCCGAAGATCCCAGCCTGCCCGACATGGAAGACCAGGCCGGTCAGGACCGCTGCTACGAACGCGCCATGAACGAGATCCTGGACGGCATCAAGGCCGACCTGGCCGACTTCCGCGTGGAGCACCAGCACTGGTTCTCGGAAAAGACCCTGGTGGAGAGCGGCGCCGTCAAGGCCGCCTTCGACGCCCTGACCGAAGCCGGGCACACCTTCGACAAGGACGGCGCCTTCTGGTTCGCCACCCAGGCCCTGGGCGACGACAAGGACCGCGTGCTGCGCAAGTCCGACGGCAGCCTGACCTATTTCGCCTCGGACATCGCCTACCATCACAACAAGTTCCAGCGCGGCTATGACTGGCTCATCGATATCTGGGGCGCCGACCACCACGGCTACATGCCCCGCATGCGCGCGGCCATCACCGCCATGGGCAAGCCCCGCGAAAGCTTCGACGTGGTGCTCATCCAGCTGGTGAACCTGCTCCAGGGCGGCAAGCCCGTGAGCATGTCCACCCGCGCCGGCACCTTCGAGACCCTGGCCGACGTGGTCAAGGAAGTGGGCGCCGACGCGGCCCGCTTCATGTTCCTTTCGCGCAAGAGCGACACCAGCCTGGACTTCGACCTGGAGCTGGCCAAGCAGCGCAGCCTGGACAACCCGGTGTACTATGTGCAGTACGCCCACGCCCGCATCTGCGCCGTGCTGCGCCGTGCCGAGGAACGCGGCATCACCCTGCCCGCCGCTGCCACGGACGAACTGCTGGCGGCCCTGGACACCCCCGAAGACATGGCCCTGCTGCGCAAGATGGCCGGTTTCGAGGACATGGTGGCCACCGCTGCCCAGGCCCTGGCCGTGCATCACGTCAGCCACTATCTGATGGATCTGGCCGGCATGCTGCACAGCTACTACGCCAAGCATCAGGTGCTGCTGGCCGACGATACGGCCCGCACCCTCTCGCGTCTGGCCCTGCTGCGCGCCGTGAGCCAGGTGCTTCGCAACGGCCTTGATCTGCTGGGCGTCAGCGCTCCCGAGGCCATGTAG
- a CDS encoding SPOR domain-containing protein, producing the protein MAQPLRKIRQRIAPAVPKGGFSFTLPPLAAGAVCIVMLACIGWAFFMGYMVGHGQNPGEEMRELTGIGRPDRETLAEMDKAMAGSEDAGLRDKLADLSRQPVGGAPAAPDGDAAAAPAAAANASAAPAAAPAAKSPYPFNKPSDNGLAAWGNAPKGAAQPASEKTAAPAKPQAATNGAPLYDFVFQVAAFRNVDDADRLRQRLEGQGLRTRGQKSGKLTLVMVHMRGTDLDAANLKEELQRMRLGSPLQKSKKRVGGKPRPR; encoded by the coding sequence ATGGCCCAGCCTTTGCGAAAGATCCGCCAGCGTATCGCTCCCGCTGTGCCCAAGGGCGGTTTCAGCTTCACGCTGCCGCCCCTGGCCGCGGGGGCCGTCTGCATCGTCATGCTGGCCTGCATAGGCTGGGCCTTCTTCATGGGCTATATGGTGGGCCACGGCCAGAACCCCGGCGAAGAGATGCGGGAGCTGACCGGCATCGGCCGTCCCGACAGGGAGACCCTGGCCGAGATGGACAAGGCCATGGCCGGTTCCGAAGACGCGGGCCTGCGCGACAAACTGGCCGACCTGAGCCGGCAGCCCGTGGGCGGCGCCCCTGCCGCTCCCGACGGGGATGCCGCTGCGGCCCCCGCTGCCGCTGCCAACGCATCCGCCGCACCGGCCGCGGCCCCTGCCGCCAAGAGCCCGTATCCTTTCAACAAGCCTTCGGACAACGGACTGGCGGCCTGGGGCAATGCCCCCAAGGGCGCGGCCCAGCCCGCTTCCGAAAAAACGGCGGCCCCGGCCAAGCCCCAGGCGGCGACGAACGGCGCGCCCCTGTATGATTTCGTGTTCCAGGTGGCGGCCTTCCGCAATGTGGACGACGCCGACCGCCTGCGCCAGCGCCTGGAAGGCCAGGGCCTGCGCACACGCGGCCAGAAAAGCGGCAAGCTGACCCTGGTCATGGTCCATATGCGCGGCACGGATCTTGATGCCGCCAACCTCAAAGAAGAGCTGCAACGCATGCGGCTCGGCTCTCCCCTGCAAAAATCCAAAAAACGGGTAGGCGGCAAACCCCGCCCCCGCTAG
- a CDS encoding MlaA family lipoprotein: protein MRPHILVPLLLLTLLCAAPAGAAPAAPATEHAPSSLYDSSSPTMPAGAISVHPYAHEQLADGDSLDDYDSEPLTSIADPLEPWNRFWFAFNDIFFLHVAKPVYNFYETVVPQPIRGGVKNFYANILMPKRMINSLLQFRVKEAFVEFGRFCMNTTVGLGGFADVASTKKILVDIDPGGEDFGQTLGRWGIGHGFYIVWPFLGPSSVRESIGFVGDCATDVFFFVHPWELATASELYLRFNALDDLLPTYESLSGIAVDPYIAVREAYIQYREARVKR, encoded by the coding sequence ATGCGTCCCCATATCCTTGTCCCGCTCCTGCTGCTGACGCTCCTGTGCGCCGCGCCCGCCGGTGCCGCTCCGGCCGCCCCGGCCACGGAACACGCGCCGTCGAGCCTGTACGACAGCAGCAGCCCCACCATGCCGGCCGGGGCCATCTCCGTGCATCCCTATGCCCATGAGCAGCTGGCTGACGGGGATTCCCTGGATGATTACGACAGCGAGCCCCTGACCAGCATCGCCGACCCGCTGGAGCCCTGGAACCGCTTCTGGTTCGCCTTCAACGATATCTTCTTCCTGCATGTCGCCAAGCCGGTCTACAACTTCTACGAGACCGTCGTCCCCCAGCCCATCCGGGGCGGCGTCAAAAACTTCTATGCCAACATCCTCATGCCCAAGCGCATGATCAACAGCCTGCTGCAGTTCCGCGTCAAGGAAGCCTTTGTGGAATTCGGGCGCTTCTGCATGAACACCACCGTGGGCCTGGGCGGCTTTGCCGATGTGGCCAGCACCAAGAAGATCCTGGTGGACATCGATCCCGGCGGCGAGGATTTCGGACAGACCCTGGGCCGCTGGGGCATCGGGCACGGTTTCTACATCGTCTGGCCCTTCCTGGGCCCCAGCTCCGTGCGTGAAAGCATCGGCTTTGTGGGCGACTGCGCCACCGATGTCTTCTTCTTCGTCCATCCCTGGGAGCTGGCCACGGCTTCCGAGCTCTACCTGCGCTTCAATGCCCTGGACGACCTGCTGCCCACCTACGAGAGCCTGAGCGGCATCGCCGTGGACCCGTACATCGCCGTGCGCGAGGCCTACATCCAGTACCGCGAGGCGCGCGTCAAACGCTGA
- a CDS encoding ABC transporter ATP-binding protein, whose protein sequence is MNAWDISFSSLSVGYGDHAVLHDINATLPGGKVSVILGGSGCGKSTLLRHIIGLSRPISGNLRIGGQDLFSLPHAEARRIRRRMGVLFQDGALLGALTLVQNVCLPLSEHLRLPKDVLREAGLRVLRMVGLEDFADYFPNQLSGGMRKRAGLARALIAEPRILLCDEPTSGLDPITAARMDALLQAMHRQYPEMTIVVVSHDLASLRCIADHVLVLREGRAIFSGTLPELEASRDPYLLQFLRREGGDEESLADAPADPRVSAALDKWFRT, encoded by the coding sequence ATGAACGCCTGGGACATCTCTTTTTCTTCCCTTTCCGTAGGCTACGGCGACCACGCCGTGCTGCATGACATCAACGCCACCCTGCCCGGCGGCAAGGTCTCCGTCATCCTGGGGGGCTCCGGCTGCGGCAAGTCCACCCTGCTGCGCCACATCATCGGCCTTTCGCGGCCCATCAGCGGCAACCTGCGCATCGGCGGCCAGGACCTGTTCAGCCTGCCCCATGCCGAGGCCCGGCGCATCCGCCGCCGCATGGGCGTGCTTTTCCAGGACGGTGCCCTGCTGGGCGCCCTGACCCTGGTGCAGAACGTCTGCCTGCCCCTCAGCGAGCATCTGCGCCTGCCCAAGGACGTCCTGCGCGAAGCCGGGCTGCGCGTCCTGCGCATGGTGGGGCTGGAAGACTTTGCCGACTATTTCCCCAACCAGCTTTCGGGCGGCATGCGCAAACGGGCGGGCCTTGCCCGGGCCCTCATCGCCGAGCCGCGCATCCTGCTGTGTGACGAGCCGACCTCCGGCCTGGACCCCATCACGGCCGCGCGCATGGATGCCCTGTTGCAGGCCATGCACCGCCAGTACCCGGAAATGACCATCGTGGTGGTCAGCCATGACCTGGCCAGCCTGCGCTGCATCGCCGACCATGTGCTGGTGCTGCGCGAGGGCCGGGCCATCTTTTCCGGTACGTTGCCGGAACTGGAGGCCAGCCGGGACCCGTACCTGCTCCAGTTCCTGCGCCGTGAAGGCGGCGACGAGGAAAGCCTGGCCGACGCCCCTGCCGACCCGCGCGTGAGCGCCGCCCTGGACAAATGGTTCAGGACCTAG
- the mlaD gene encoding outer membrane lipid asymmetry maintenance protein MlaD, with the protein MNSFRQTAVGIFVLLGLVCVAYLTIKLGKMEVFDSKGFELVANFNSVSGLRVGADVEMAGVPVGRVASIKLDDDLSRRQARVVLILDKDLQLPADTIASVKTSGLIGDKYVNLTAGGSEDILASGDTLEETESAVDIESLISKYALGGV; encoded by the coding sequence ATGAATTCTTTCCGCCAGACCGCTGTCGGCATCTTCGTCCTGCTGGGCCTTGTCTGTGTGGCCTACCTGACCATCAAGCTCGGCAAGATGGAGGTCTTCGACAGCAAGGGCTTTGAGCTTGTGGCCAACTTCAACTCCGTTTCCGGTCTGCGCGTGGGCGCCGACGTGGAGATGGCCGGTGTGCCCGTGGGCCGTGTGGCCTCCATCAAGCTGGATGACGACCTTTCCCGGCGTCAGGCCCGCGTGGTCCTGATCCTGGACAAGGACCTGCAGCTGCCCGCCGATACCATCGCCTCGGTCAAGACCAGCGGTCTTATCGGTGACAAGTACGTCAACCTGACTGCCGGCGGCTCCGAAGACATCCTGGCTTCCGGGGACACCCTGGAAGAAACGGAATCCGCCGTGGACATCGAATCCCTTATCAGCAAATACGCCCTGGGAGGTGTGTAA
- a CDS encoding 16S rRNA (guanine(527)-N(7))-methyltransferase RsmG — protein sequence MKPNAKHDDISLSALARCAREAGVTVPEAALPGLAEYLQLLCRWNKAMNLVGAHHWRDAMQRLVADSFHLATFLDGLPLPEDPLCWDLGSGAGLPAIPLRMAWQRGTCWLVEAREKRALFLSMVLARVPLPGTHVFRGRVEHFFPKQARKADCITSRAFMPWPQLLELVAPHLADDGIVVILAREEPPAAGDIDGWELVGSFAYTADNVHRWFWALRRRAEG from the coding sequence ATGAAGCCCAACGCGAAACACGACGACATCTCCCTGTCCGCCCTGGCGCGATGCGCCCGGGAGGCGGGCGTGACGGTGCCCGAGGCGGCCCTGCCCGGGCTGGCGGAATATCTGCAGCTGCTCTGCCGCTGGAACAAGGCCATGAACCTGGTGGGCGCGCATCACTGGCGCGACGCCATGCAGCGCCTGGTGGCCGACAGCTTCCATCTGGCGACCTTCCTCGACGGCCTGCCCCTGCCCGAAGATCCCCTGTGCTGGGATCTGGGCTCCGGTGCGGGCCTGCCCGCCATCCCCCTGCGCATGGCCTGGCAGCGCGGCACCTGCTGGCTGGTGGAGGCCCGGGAGAAACGGGCGCTCTTCCTTTCCATGGTGCTGGCCCGCGTGCCCCTGCCGGGGACCCATGTTTTCCGGGGCAGGGTGGAGCACTTTTTCCCCAAGCAGGCCCGCAAGGCCGACTGCATCACCAGCCGGGCCTTCATGCCCTGGCCGCAGCTGCTGGAGCTGGTGGCCCCGCATCTGGCCGATGACGGCATCGTGGTGATCCTGGCCCGCGAGGAGCCGCCCGCCGCCGGGGACATCGACGGCTGGGAGCTGGTGGGATCCTTCGCCTACACGGCCGACAACGTGCACCGCTGGTTCTGGGCCCTGCGCCGGAGAGCCGAAGGATAG
- a CDS encoding class I SAM-dependent methyltransferase → MAPDTAFYDQRAASYAAASHDMDLRPLYARFLPHVRPGGLILDAGCGSGRDALAFRQAGFRVEAFDASPQMARQAALLLGQEVPVLCFEDVAWQERFDGIWACASLLHVAPADLPDVLRRLQRALRPGGVMFFNFKYGQGQRHSPDGRRFTDMDEVGVRALLDALPELSCLDMRTGEDDRAAELRERWIQVLVRRIPSSD, encoded by the coding sequence GTGGCACCGGATACGGCATTCTATGACCAGCGCGCGGCCAGCTACGCTGCGGCATCCCATGATATGGACCTGCGGCCCCTGTATGCCCGTTTTCTGCCGCATGTGCGCCCCGGCGGGCTCATCCTTGATGCCGGTTGCGGCTCGGGGCGGGACGCGCTGGCTTTCCGGCAGGCGGGCTTCCGGGTGGAGGCCTTTGATGCTTCGCCGCAGATGGCCCGGCAGGCAGCGCTCCTGCTGGGGCAGGAGGTGCCCGTGCTCTGCTTCGAAGACGTGGCATGGCAGGAGCGTTTCGACGGTATCTGGGCCTGTGCCAGCCTGCTGCATGTGGCCCCGGCGGATCTGCCCGATGTCTTGCGGCGTTTGCAGCGTGCCCTGCGTCCCGGCGGCGTGATGTTCTTCAATTTCAAGTACGGTCAGGGGCAGCGCCACAGCCCGGACGGTCGTCGCTTCACGGATATGGACGAGGTCGGTGTCCGGGCCCTGCTGGATGCGCTGCCGGAGCTTTCCTGCCTCGATATGCGGACAGGGGAGGACGACCGTGCGGCGGAGCTGCGGGAACGCTGGATCCAGGTCCTTGTCCGGCGCATCCCCTCTTCCGATTGA